A region of the Vidua macroura isolate BioBank_ID:100142 chromosome 16, ASM2450914v1, whole genome shotgun sequence genome:
tccTTCAGGTCCCtttcattctatgattctacacCCACTCCAGGAGCTTGTCCTGagaagcccagaactggacacagcattccAAATgagcctcaccagggctgaagAGATGGGCAGGACCCcatccctgacctgctggcaatgcccTTCCCACCCCAGGATCCTCCACCTTGGCCCCAGGACACAAGGCTGGTCAAGGGCAGTTGTGacccccagagccttctctgcagagctgctgtccagCAGgtcatccccagcctgggctgggacacGCAACGACCTCCCCGATGCTTTAGCTCCAGCACGGACACCCTCAGGCGCTGGATGTTCAAAGTGGAAATCATTAGGCAGTAATAAGCCCCCACTGCTCCCCTCAACAGCTCCCTTGGCCAGGCAGCCTCGGCTAAGCATAGGTGACTGTGAGCGACAAAGCACCAGCAGGGACGGCTGCTGCCGGCtggggcagagagaggagaggagaagagacTCCTGGCCCTccgggggagcggggccgccgcTGTGCCCCACACCCGCCGCCGGCCCGGGATAACGAGACCGCGGGAACCGCGGCTGCTCCGTGAGGGGAAGCGCAGCGCCCCCGCGCCGCTGTACCGCCCCGCACGGCAGGGGGCGCCGTGCCGCCCGCGCATGCGCCGCTGCGCCACATGTTTGAACCGCCAACTGCCCCAATTCGAATTCGCATCCTCGCTGACCAATCACAGCGCGCGGGGCGGGTACGGCCCCGCCCCCATCGGCCTCCTGGCCTATGACAGAGGctgctgtgtttaaaacaagtgCGCGCGGGCGGtgggcggggcggcggcgcggcgggcgggtCTGGCGGGCGgggctcccgccgctcccggcgccCACTGGGCGCGCCCGCGCTGCGAGCGGGGCGTGCCAGCGCCGCAGTTCCCGCCCGCCCTCGGCACTCCGGTCCCTCCTACTACCGTGCCGCTCTCTCGGAGCCGGGCACGGCGCTGTGTCCGTCCGCGCAGTCCCCGCGGACGCGCCACGATGAAGGCGGGCGGTGAGTGCGGATCTGCCCGCGGGTTCCGCGGGTGCTGCTGATTCCTGGGTCCTCCTGCGCTGAGGGGCGGCTCCAGAGCGGGTTCTGCCTGCGGGGCGCCTCCTGAGGAGATCTGAGGGCGGGGGTTAACGGGATACTCCGAGCCCGGTCTGAAGGACCGGCAGTGGGTGGGGGGCCGGGCCGACGGCTGCGCGCCCAAATTCAAACGCGGCGGGGGCGgtgcggcccggcccggcccggcccggtgGGTGCTCGGGACTGGCTCTGCCCGTGCACTGCTCCCCGCCGGGGCCGTGCCTCAGCCACGGGTCCGTGGCTGTGGCTGGCGGCTGTGCCAGAGCGCGCCTGGCCTCAAAGCCAAGGGGGCGAGATGTGCATTGCGCGTGGGATAACATCTCGGGCTTCTGTGAGTTTGCAGGGTGCGCAGGACTGTGCAGGAAACCACATTGAAAAGTAAGAGAAagtgtttttttgctgtaagGATGGCTGAACGATGGTACTTGATTGCCCAGAGCAATTGTGGGATCCGCATCCTTGGAGTTGTTcaaacccacctggatgtgGTCCTGCCCCGCTTGGCGGGACGGTTGAACTGGGTGACACCCAGAGTTCTCTTGCAGCCTATACCACTGGTTTTGTGAAGCAACACATTGGAAACGAACCTGTGCCATTTCCTATCTACAGAAATGGAGTTTACATTGAGTTGCGCATCTACCCCCTGGTCCCTATTTGGATGCTCATATAGGCTGAACTGGCATCCCAGTTTGGGTGtctatttcattttcatggCAATAATACTGCTGAGGATAATACATTTTGTATACagatatatgtatgtgtgtgtatttatatataagTATTGCACTGAAATAATACTCCAGAAGACATAGGCAATGGATCTTCCATAGGCTTGAGTAGATTTGGTTGTCTTCCTAATATCTCTGGTTGTGTTCCAGGGACTGCTGtcagttcagaaggaaaagctggGGCATGGGGGAGGTAAATGAAGTGACAGTAGTGACAGTTAAACTATTTGTTACTACTGAACAGGGACAGCTGAACTGTTTGCCGCTACTAAACACGGTCACAGGAGTCAGGGCTCAGAGGGGCTCTTGGTGAAGAGCACTTGAGCCACCCCTTCTGAGTTTCTGGGCTTCATTAACCAATCTGAACAAgccctttctgctctgtggctTAGTCTTATGGCATAAAGAGGTATGAGCTATATATCCCTGGTTAATGTGTTTGCAGTGTCCTGCGCTGCAGTGAAGAAGTGCTCAAGTGAACACCTGTGTATGTGTGTAATACTATGTagtagctttttcttttgctgttctaTCACTAACTGAGGTgtcctgtgtttttcttttccagtggtTCACTGTAGATGTTccagatgtttttctttcccttcaaaGCGAAGGATAATAAAACGGCCTCGAGTCCTGACATTCTTGAACCTCCCCGAGGATGTTCTGTTTCACATCCTGAAGGGCCTCCCTGCTGCAGACATCCTCTCAGTCAGAGCTGTAAGTGCTGCAGCTTCCCCTCTGCCAGGCTTAGTGCTCAACTCTGCTTCCAGGAGCCTGGACTGCACACACAAAGGCTTCTCATGTCACAGAGCCTGAAGAAACCCAAAGAGTGCCTGCAAAGTTGAGATTTTTGCTGTCCCAGGGAGTTTCATTTCTCACTGCTCAGGTTAAGAGTAGCAGCAGTATTTGACTGCTTTTTGTACCTTTTCTGTAGAAATTGTCCTGCCAGATTACTGTGGCTGAACAAATGGGTTTAGTTTGGCATCTCTTGCCTTACTGGTTATGAGGCAGACAACAAGTTAAACATAACTTGTGATGAATTAGTTACTTCTCTAAAATAAGATTGCAAAGACCTGCTTTTCTGTTGGTCCTTTTATTTTGGTAATCATTATTTTGTGTTCCCTCCATGCAGGTGCACTCACATCTTAAATACCTTGTGGATAATCATTCCAGTGTTTGGGCACATGCAAGTTTCCAAGACCTGTGGCCATCTCCAAACCATCTGAGGATGTTTGAAAGGTAAGTTTCAAACATCAAATTTGTCTGGCCTTTTAGAAGAGGTTGTTTGAAGGAAGATTAACTGTTCTAATCAGTCCTCAGTGTAATTGAGGGATCTGAGTTGTACAAAGAGGggaaatatttgctttgcaaagaaaaaatgtttgacTTCAGGTCAAAGCTGCAGCTGATCACTGCTGCCTCTTTAACCAGAGCAGGGCCTATTGCATATACCAAAGTTATTTCTCTTCACAGGCATTAATATTCCAGATTGGAACGTAACACATTCCCTAAAACCTCTTTCTGGTGCTCCTATGTGAATGAACAAGTGAGGTCAGGGGCTCCAGAGAATAATCCTGTTTCTAAGTCTAAGTTGGCTTGGTCACTTCTTGTGCAAACCGGTGTATTGAAAAACAGGTGAATTTCAGTAACAAAGTTTGAAAGGGTAACAataaatctgctttaaaaagaTGGAGAACATCTTTTTATCCATCTGATTTGAAGGGGATCCATTGGTGTTGGAGATTTCTTTAACATGTTTAAACATGTTTAAACATGGCATTACAATGGTTTTGCTTCTGAGTGTCACTTCTTTTTGAGGCAGACCAGTATATGCAcatcagctggggagggaggaacACAAGGGCTTGATGTTTTGATGCATGTCCTTGAGGGCACAAGGACCAAACTGTAGATTCTGGTGCTAGGAAGGATTTTAACCTCCAGTGCCTTCTCTGTTTGCCCTTCAGGGCTGCTGAAAGTGGTAACTTCGAAGCTGCTGTGAAGCTGAGCTTGGCGTACCTGTACAATGAAGGCTGTAAGTGTGGGAGCTTctcctggggctttggggaatgTGGCATAGCACAAGGAAATTTTACATTGCTCTGCTTAGGCACTGGCCACAAAGCTGCCATGTGTTCAGTGATGGGGCAGGATACAGCCTAGGAATTCAGGGTTAGGAGTTATCCACTGCAAACTTGTGACCTGCTTTGGTAGTGGGATAAATGTATCAAATGGCCTGACAAGTGACAGGAGGAGCCTTCTCACACAGGGTCCTGGCAAGGCAGTTGGTATTTGCAGAATGAACCCCCCAACTTAGGTTATGTGTTCCTAAAGCCTGACTGTagtaagatttttcttctttagcaACCTCCATGATTTCTAAGGTTCTAAATTACAGAGACAGTTCAACCTTTTCCTGATTGTTTCCTCTTGTCTGTCTTGGCCTGACTGAATGCCAAGTAGGCATTGTGAACAAACTCCACTTTACTCCTGGCTTTCTCTCTGGTTCAGTGTCCATCACGGGCCACGGACGTGCAGAAGTGAATGGAATAAAGGCATCTCACTACTTCAGCTTGGCAGAGCACCTGAATGTGTGTGCAGTCCCCTTTATCTGGCTCTTCATCCGTCCTCCCTGGTCCTTCTCTGGAAGCTGCTGTAAAGCTGTGGTCTATGAGAGTCTCAAGGCAGAGTGTCAGCTTGACAAGGTGAggtttctttctgcctttggcTTTACCCTATGTCAGTAACTGCATCTCgctattttggaaaaaatacttttgtttccCCAAGGAGCCTCCTGTGCTCTTGTTGTTTCAATGACTGTGGCTCAGTCATTTATTGACTTTATTGCCAAACAGCACATGATAAATCACGAGTGCTAGAGGCCTGTACTGTCTCTTCGGAGAGGTTCATTGCTATCTCAGGGATAACAAAACATAGAGAAAAGAAGGGGGAAGAGTGATTGAAAGATAAACCAAAACTGTAGTTTGAAATTACTGAATTGCTGTGGTTTAACAATGCTTTATTTTGATGCTTTCTTCAGGCTCAGAAAGGATCTATTCTCCACAGCTTGGCTAaggttttgaatttctttgaggTGAGCAGTATTTCTGATGTGATGGgtttggatttgggttttttcctggtgATGCTAATGCTGTTTACCTTgattaaaaacataaatcagCCAGATGCTCTTTTACTCCTCATGGGTCCCAGGAGTTTCTGTTCTCATGAGTTTAATTTACTGGTTGTTTAAAGGAACATTATTAACTTACTTTATTGAATTGTACAAgcagtgaaattaattttggcTTAATCATGGGCTTGCAGTAtgttcagcaaaacaaaaaaataaaataaaaagccttcAGTGGCAAGCAAGCCAAAAAGCATTTGTCTGGCTGAGGAAAAGCACTAACTGCTCTAAGAGCCTGCATCTGCAAATGGCAGCACTGAGTGGATGGGGGAGCATTCCTCAGAGGCTGAAGGGCATTCCCAAGGGATGGATTCTGCTCTGTAGCTTTAGCACAGTGTTCTGTAGCTTCTGAAGTGTTGAGGCATCCACTTGTCCAGACAGAAAGAATACCAATATATGCCTTTTCTATTTaggatgaaggaaaaaagaaagaatccCTTGAAATGCTTGAAGAATCATCAAAACAGGGTTGTTTAATCAGCTCCTACCTCCTTtgggaaaacaacagaaaagctGCTGTAAGTAGTAATTTTTTGTCTCCAAACAACTTTCACACTAACTTCTGGATCTCTAGTATGTGCAAGGAATGTCCTCAGAAAGGAATTGCTGTTCCTCAGAGCTTATCTCCTTCATAAACAAGAAGGTTGCTAAGAACTCTCTGAAGTGAGCTCTGGTGTCTGCCTGAGTGTTTGAAATGAGGCTATGAGCAGTTGTAGCCAAGGTGCCACAGAAGTTGCTTTGCTCCAACACTGCTGAaggcctgggcactgctggccagTGAAcccagggctctggggagcaggagggggaggctcctgccttgtCATTAATAAATCTACCAAAGCTGTCCCCTTGGACTCCTGAGTGAATGCTCTCATTTCCTGTGAGACCTTGGACAAGAACTGAAAAAAGGTTCTTAAAAACAGTGGTGTCATGATAAGAAACAGACTTGTTGCTGAAATAATAGATGTACCTCCAGGCAGCGTTTTTCTCTGGATACTGGTGCTACAGTTCTTCTGTTTGTTGTGTAAAGGCTGTGGGTTTTTACATCTGTTTTATTCCTCTCTGTAGATGTCGGATCCTGGCAGATACCTCCAAAGTCTCAGGAAGCTACGAGACTACGCAGCCAAGGGCTGCTGGGAAGCACAGGTAAGACTGagttttcccaggaaaacagtCTTTATTTGGTCCTTTTTTTGCTGCCATTGTAggtttaaatttctctttttagaaGCAGGACCAGCAATGCTGAGTAATGTCTTTATGTGCACATCTGTATCTACTCTGCAGATTCTCTTCTTTGGAAAATTGCAGCACACCAGTGGTAGAATGGAGTAAAGATGCATCTTTTGATGAACTTAGAAGACTGGCCCCAAATAATCTGTGTGCTCAATATTTAAACCAAACTAAGAACTACCAGTTCAAGTAGTTTGCCATGTTCAGtgttttcagcaggaaaagcagaggatcATCCTCTGCTGCCTTAGTTTGCATTTGGTAAAATAAGCATACTTTCTTTTGTGTTCTCTCTACTACAGATAGCTTTAGCCAAAGCTTGTGGGAATGGAAACCAACTAGGATTAGAAGCAAAATCTTCCAGGGAAATGGTTTCTCAAATCTTTCAAGCTTCCCTTCCTATCAGCAAGCAAAGCATCTTCACTGTGCAGAAAGGAATGAATGAAATAATGAGGTAGGAACTCCAGGAGTGAGGCCCCACAGCAGAAACTATTCCCTATTTCCCTGTACACCTCTACAATCCTTCTACATTttctctaggcaacctgtgccagggcctcatggccctcacagggaagaatttcttcccaatatcccatctagcCCTGTcatctgtcagtgtgaagccattctcccttgtcctgtcacttcaggccttgtccaaagtccctgtTGACTCCCTTTTCCTGACTAAACACCCACAGCAGCGTCACCTGTGTTAGCCTGCCCCTTAATCCTTACAGATGAGTTCCGTATCCTTCCCTAGGCAGATCTCAATACATTCCAGTTGCTCTCTCATGTGTAGGGCAGCTCCACCATTTCCCCTTGCTGGCGTTGCTTTCCTAAAAAAGTACATTACCATCCATGGCAGCATTCCAGCCACATGGCTGTCCCACTGTGGCTCTGTAATGGCAATAGGATCGTGGCTCTGTGACCACACACACATCTCCAACTCCTCCTGTTTATTCCCCACACTGTGTGTGTtggtgtgcagggaggggatggagcaggcAGGTTTTCCAGGAAGGCTGCAGGAGGATCCACTGCAGCCACAACCCCACTTGAGAGAGCTGGCTCTTCTCTTGGAAAGCATCTCATGAACACTTGTCACTGCTCTGCTTGGCCTGGCTCATTCTCCAGTTGGATGTCATGGTATGGGACACCATTTCCCAAGTTCTTCCTTAAGTCTTTCTTCCTGTTCTAGGTATATCCTGGTGGACTGGCTGGTGGAAGTGGCTACGATGAAGGACTTTTCTAGCCTGTGCCTTCACATGACAGTGGGATGTGTGGACCGTTATTTGACGCTGAGACCTGTACCTCGTGCTCGGCTCCAGCTTTTGGGAATAGCCTGCATGGTCATTTGCACACGGTGAGGGTTCTGGCTGGTGAGCAGAGGTGATCATTATGATCTTCCAAAttctttcctgcagctcaaATTTCTTCCCCAACCCCATCTCTTGCTTGTAATACTGGAAAGGCTCTTTGACTTTCCTCTAATTTGACTGCTATTTAACTGTGTTTACATACAAACACAGACTCTGTAAATGAGGCAGAAAAGATAGTTCcttgaaggtttttttcttaattaaacacATGGTTGTAGTTGTGGATTGCTCTAAATGTATTCCATCATCAACTGGAGTCTTTGGCACCATACTGGCAtgagaaagctggaaaagaatAAGAGCAGCAGTGTTCCATAGCTGAGCCTGTGTACACTCAGATGAACTGCATGGTGTGGTGGAAGGTTATCcttctgtgttaatttccttAATATCTTGCATCTTAACCTAGCAGAGGCTTCATAGATGAAGAATTAggatcagagaatcacagactggATTGGGTTagaagtgaccttaaagatcatgtcattccactccctgccatggatgGGGACACCTTCCACGAGCCCAGGATgcttccaagccctgtccagcctggccttggacacttccagggatccaggggcagccacagcttctgtgggcaacctgtgacagggcctccccactctcacagccaagaatttcttctgtattaGGAAGAACATTCCAAATTAGGAATGTTCTAGTAAGTGGTTCCATCTTACAGGTGAAATAAAGAGCTGCAATTCTTTCTTTGCTGGTCTACCTGGGAAAGTACCTTGTGAAGTTGTTTAACTCTGGTCATTGTGGGTGCAGTTATCTGCTGTAAGTGCAAAAATCCCCTTTCTGCTGGGGCTAACTTAATATTTAACATTACAGTTTCATCAGCAAAGAGATGCTGACGATACGGGAAGCTGTGTGGCTGACAGACAACTCCTACAAATATGAAGAGTTGGTCAGAATGATGGGCGAGATAATTTCTGCCTTAGAAGGAAAGATAAGGGTGAGTTTAGAAAGTGGATGGaatatttcccccccccccttccttGGGCTGCTCTTCAAGTCAGGCTGTAGCAGTTCTATCTAATGAGTTGGGGCTTTAGGTCAGGGTTCTCAATCAACTGTGGAGCCCATGCATGTCTCAGAGCATGCAGATACAGAACCCTCTGCAGAGATTAAAACTTCAGTTTTAAGAGGCCATTTATTCTATCACTGGAGAATGCATTGATGTCAATGTAGTAGttaaacaaaaaagccccaaaccaacaaaaaccatcATGTGGAAACAGCTGTTCTAAACACTTTGTCCTGGTCTTGTATTTCCAACCTCTGTTCTTCTTTCTGCACTAGGTACCCACCATTTTGGACTACAAAGAAGTTCTGTCAAGCATCGTCTTGCTGGAGAGAAGAACTCTTCACCTTTACAGCTTCATCTGTGAGCTGTCCCTCCTGAACACGAGCCTCAGCATGTATTCCCCAGcccggctggctgctgctgcactgctgctggccaagaTGCTGCATGGGCAAGGTAACCAATCTTACCTCAAGCACAGAGTGCCAGTCTGCCTTCTCTTTCTAGGGAgactttttggggttttttgggtgtttgtTTTTAGACAAGATGTCCCAATCACTTGGCTGGGGGAGGTGGAGACAAGGGTGGAGAAGAGGGAGACAAGTATAAGAAGTTAGAATGAAGAGCTGAGTTCAGTCTGTTTGGCTGTATTGGGCAACCCAGATGATTAGAGGGCTGGAACAgttctgctgtgaggaaaggctgggagaattgggattgttcagcctggagaagaaaaacttCAGGGTGACCTAACTGTGGCCTTCCAGCACCTGAATGAAGCTGACAGGAGACATGGACAGTAGTCTATTTACAAAGGCCTAGAGAGACAGGACaaaatggcttcccactgccagaggacagggttAGATaagatattgggaaggaattttttcctgtgagggtggtgaggccctggcacaggttgtccagtgaagctgtggctgcccctggatccctggaagacTTCAAGGCCAGGTCAGACAAAgtttggagcaagctgggatagtggaaggtgtctgcccatggcagcgagtggaatgagatgggctttgaagtcccttccaacccaaaccattccatgattctctgattctgtttTACCTCTTAATAGCAGTGATGAACTAGAGCATCAGCATCAGGCAAGCTTTGTATTTAAATGAGACTGAAGATTTCTATCGTTAGGTATAACATCAGTTTGGCAGATAAAGCTGTCTTTAAAGCCAGTTGTGAACTTGAACAAACTATGGACAGATATAAGCTTGCAAATATCATGATTGTTAtcctattaaaaaagaaagctgacTAACTACTACACTTCATGAATATGTAACTCAATATATGAATATGTACTCTCTTCTCCAGCACACCCTTGGACCAGCCAGCTCTCTGAGTGCACTGGTTTCTCTCAAGAAGATCTCTTGCCCTGCGTGCTGAGCCTCCACCAAAAGTGGTAATGGTTTTGGGACTCTTTGAGGGGACACATGAGTACTTGGATTGCAGCTCTTGCAAATGTGCTGCACCTCTGCACCTGTACAGTTAGCCCTCCCAGTGAAGGAGGGGCCTTTGGTTAACTGCCTTGCTTCCCTGCCACAAAGCACTAATGTCCAGTTCAGGGACAGCTGTTCTATTTCTGCCAGCTGGTCTGGCCCTGGGTCACAGAAAACAGGGACAGAAAAGGAATTAGATGCTCACATGCTTAGAAGCCACCAGGTGTCCTGATGAAGCTGCTGAAACACCAGCTCCCTTAGCACAGCACTGAGGGACAGAGGAAAATTACTTAACTTGGCAGGTTTTCTTAATATTGTTTCATAGAATCCATTGTAAGATAGGGGTTTCAATCTTTCTTTCCAGCTTCCATGATGATGTCCCAAAGGATTACAGGCAGGTGTCCCTAATGGCAGTAAAACAGCGATTTGAAGACGAGCGCTATGAAGAAATCGGGAAAGA
Encoded here:
- the CCNF gene encoding cyclin-F gives rise to the protein MKAGVVHCRCSRCFSFPSKRRIIKRPRVLTFLNLPEDVLFHILKGLPAADILSVRAVHSHLKYLVDNHSSVWAHASFQDLWPSPNHLRMFERAAESGNFEAAVKLSLAYLYNEGLSITGHGRAEVNGIKASHYFSLAEHLNVCAVPFIWLFIRPPWSFSGSCCKAVVYESLKAECQLDKAQKGSILHSLAKVLNFFEDEGKKKESLEMLEESSKQGCLISSYLLWENNRKAAMSDPGRYLQSLRKLRDYAAKGCWEAQIALAKACGNGNQLGLEAKSSREMVSQIFQASLPISKQSIFTVQKGMNEIMRYILVDWLVEVATMKDFSSLCLHMTVGCVDRYLTLRPVPRARLQLLGIACMVICTRFISKEMLTIREAVWLTDNSYKYEELVRMMGEIISALEGKIRVPTILDYKEVLSSIVLLERRTLHLYSFICELSLLNTSLSMYSPARLAAAALLLAKMLHGQAHPWTSQLSECTGFSQEDLLPCVLSLHQKCFHDDVPKDYRQVSLMAVKQRFEDERYEEIGKEQVMSYSQLCSLLGVKQKDPEPSPLHRNVVEIQTFLSSPSGKRAKRRREDSIQDDRGSFVTTPTAELSSQEESLLDNFLDWSLDSCSGYEGDQESEGEREGDVTSPSGILDVTVLYLDPAEHCGQDSSDEDSLPEEWDGSGAPHREGELPGAYLTPRNPNPEGSSGYSSVNTASPTSSVEGSPGAPPKPTSALPHGNSMSREPCQPHYLHRRQVKRKNMAEHTEERLNLAFLSL